CTCATGCCGATCCGGTACGCCGTCCCACGCGATGCGGAGGTCATGGCCGCGGTGACCTGTGCCGCGTTCGCCGAGTTCGAGGACTTCGACGTGACCCGCGAGCAGTCCGCCGCCAACTGGCGCCGGACTCTCCTCCGAGAGTCGGCCGAGCAGCCTCGGCCACACCACACCAGGGTCGCCGAACTGCCGGACGGGACGGTCATCGGTCTGGTCATGGCCGGCCCCGCGGATCCTGAGCTCGGTCATGACGCCGAGATCTA
This Kribbella sp. NBC_00482 DNA region includes the following protein-coding sequences:
- a CDS encoding GNAT family N-acetyltransferase — encoded protein: MPIRYAVPRDAEVMAAVTCAAFAEFEDFDVTREQSAANWRRTLLRESAEQPRPHHTRVAELPDGTVIGLVMAGPADPELGHDAEIYALAVSPDHQGRGDGRALLRVAAADLSADGFGSLAIRVLAVNERARRFYVALGGTLAGNASPNEIFYSWPDLAALL